The following proteins are co-located in the Caloenas nicobarica isolate bCalNic1 chromosome 33, bCalNic1.hap1, whole genome shotgun sequence genome:
- the ITGA7 gene encoding integrin alpha-7 isoform X3, with amino-acid sequence MGAPRGLWGLWLLWLCLRLLPGAAFNLDAASSLLKDGDKGSLFGVAVALHRQLSPEPAGWLLVGAPQALALPGQGANRTGGLFACPLTPELSDCWRVPIDEGVDLQRESKENQWLGVSVKSQGAGGKIVTCAHLYEARHRVRQPLETRDVIGRCFVLSQDLRVRDELDGGEWKFCQGRPQGHDRFGSCQQGLAAAFSPDQHYILFGAPGTYNWKGTLRVELLNQSSLDLLRYDDGPYEAGGEKDQDPSLIPVPANSYLGLVFVTNIDSSDPDQLVYKTPEPGERVSGAAGDVAQNSYLGFSVDSGAGLTRRRELSFVTGAPRANHTGAVVILRRDSANRLVPEAVLPGPQLSSAFGHALAVLDLNSDGWMDLVVGAPHFFERREEIGGAAYVYINPGGRWDSATPLRLNGTRGSMFGIALSAAGDLNHDGFEDLAVGAPFDGAGKVYIYHGSSLGIVAKPAQVLDGEGVGVTAFGYSLSGGLDVDGNLYPDLLVGSLSDSVVLYRARPVVHVSRNVSLLPPNIDLEQSNCRHQEGVCVDVRACFSYTASPASYSPRLVLEYVFDADTERRRLGHPPRVSFLGRRPSDPEHQFSDTLELPGQRTRACATATFQLQDNIRDKLRPIAVTLAYGIQGTDDTRQRRGATLPLLSPVLSPQQPSSHRTEVHFLKQGCGDDKICQSNLQLHFQFCARLGDAEFLPLPRGDDGTAVFSMSDQKDVALEIHVTNLPSDPAEPQRDGDDAHEALLIATFPPELPYSALRPYDGRAPWDKPVLCLANQNGSQVECELGNPLKRGAQVRFFLILSTLGITLQTTDLAVELALSTISEQPGLEPVLARARVVIELPLSVTGVAVPPRLFFGGVVRGESAMRRESQVGSAVRFEVTVSHRGPSLKTLGSAFLTLLWPHELRSGKWLLYPLHMELAAPPGRGVPCSPPANPLGLALVQSWGGWGGGSLSRPNPPSPSLPHQEPPEAVPPEAPESGSWRVPAPAERRKNITLDCTQGTARCLSFRCPLPSFERAAVLTARGRLWNGTFLEEYLAVTSVELIVHASVSVTSSIKNLVLKDAAIQIPVTIYLDPGAAVAGGVPWWVIVLAALAGGLVLALLVCVLWKCGFFQRSSQESRYPPSYHRAHRGRQPSAEQRAGER; translated from the exons ATGGGGGCGCcgcgggggctgtgggggctctggctgctctggctctgcctgcGGCTCCTGCCCGGCGCCGCCTTCAACCTGGACGCCGCCAGCTCGCTGCTGAAGGACGGCGACAAGGGCAGCTTGTTCGGTGTGGCCGTGGCTCTGCACCGCCAGCTCAGCCCCGAGCCCGCCGGCTG GCTGCTGGTGGGGGCCCCCCAAGCGCTGGCGCTGCCCGGCCAAGGTGCCAACCGGACCGGGGGACTCTTTGCCTGCCCACTGACCCCTGAGCTCTCCGACTGCTGGCGGGTGCCCATCGACGAAGGAG TTGACCTGCAGCGGGAGAGCAAAGAGAACCAGTGGCTGGGGGTGAGCGTGAAGAGCCAAGGTGCCGGTGGCAAGATCGTG ACCTGTGCCCACCTGTACGAAGCGCGGCACCGGGTGCGGCAGCCACTGGAGACGCGGGACGTGATCGGGCGCTGCTTTGTGCTGAGCCAGGACCTGCGGGTGCGTGATGAGCTGGATGGCGGCGAGTGGAAGTTCTGCCAGGGGCGGCCACAGGGCCACGACCGCTTCGGATCCTGccagcagggcctggcagccGCTTTCAGCCCCGACCAGCACTACATCCTCTTCGGGGCCCCCGGCACCTACAACTGGAAGG GGACCCTGCGTGTGGAGCTGCTCAACCAGAGCTCCCTTGACCTCCTGCGCTACGACGACGGCCCCTACGAGGCGGGGGGCGAGAAGGACCAGGACCCCTCACTCATCCCCGTCCCCGCCAACAGCTACTTGG GGCTGGTGTTTGTGACAAACATTGATAGCTCAGACCCCGACCAGCTGGTCTACAAAACCCCCGAGCCTGGCGAGAGGGTCTCCGGTGCAGCCGGTGACGTGGCCCAGAATAGCTACTTGG ggTTCTCGGTGGACTCGGGCGCGGGGCTGACGCGGCGGCGCGAGCTGAGCTTTGTCACCGGCGCCCCCCGCGCCAACCACACCGGGGCCGTTGTCATCCTGCGGCGCGACAGCGCCAACCGCCTGGTCCCCGAGGCCGTGCTGCCCGGCCCGCAGCTCAGCTCCGCCTTCGGACACGCGCTGGCCGTCCTCGACCTCAACAGCGACGG TTGGATGGATCTGGTGGTGGGGGCCCCCCACTTTTTCGAGCGCAGGGAGGAGATCGGAGGGGCCGCGTACGTCTACATCAACCCGGGGGGGCGCTGGGACTCGGCCACCCCCCTCCGCCTCAACGGCACCCGCGGCTCCATGTTCGGCATCGCCCTCAGCGCCGCCGGGGACCTCAACCACGACGGCTTCGagg ACCTGGCGGTGGGGGCCCCCTTCGACGGTGCCGGCAAAGTCTACATCTACCACGGCAGCAGCCTGGGCATTGTGGCGAAGCCGGCGCAG GTCCTGGACGGGGAGGGCGTGGGGGTGACGGCCTTCGGGTACTCCCTGTCGGGGGGGCTTGATGTGGACGGCAACCTGTACCCCGACCTGCTGGTTGGGTCCCTCTCCGACTCCGTTGTGCTCTACAG ggcccggccgGTCGTGCACGTCTCTAGGAACGTGTCCCTGCTCCCCCCCAACATCGACCTGGAGCAGAGCAACTGCCGGCACCAGGAGGGGGTCTG cGTGGATGTCCGAGCCTGCTTCAGCTACACAGCCAGTCCTGCCAGCTACAGCCCCCGCCTCG TACTGGAGTACGTGTTCGATGCCGACAcggagcggcggcggctggGCCACCCCCCTCGCGTCTCCTTCCTGGGCCGCCGGCCCTCGGACCCCGAGCACCAGTTCTCGGACACGCTGGAGCTGCCCGGCCAGCGCACCCGTGCCTGCGCCACGGCCaccttccagctgcag GACAACATCCGTGACAAGCTGCGCCCCATCGCTGTCACCCTCGCCTATGGCATCCAGGGAACCGACGACACACGGCAGCGCCGGGGGGCCACCCTGCCCCTGCTGTCACCCGTGCTCAgtccccagcagcccagcagccacCGCACCGAG gtgCATTTCCTGAAGCAGGGCTGCGGGGATGACAAGATCTGCCAGAGCAACCTCCAGCTCCACTTCCAGTTCTGCGCCCGCCTAGGGGATGCCGAGTTCCTGCCCCTGCCCAG GGGTGACGATGGTACCGCCGTCTTCTCCATGAGCGACCAGAAGGACGTGGCCTTGGAGATCCACGTCACCAACCTGCCCTCGGAcccggcggagccgcagcgggaCGGCGACGATGCGCACGAGGCGCTGCTGATTGCCACCTTCCCCCCCGAGCTGCCCTACTCCGCCCTGCGCCCCTACGATGGGCGGGCGCCCTGG GACAAGCCGGTGCTGTGCCTCGCCAACCAGAACGGCTCGCAGGTGGAATGTGAGCTGGGGAACCCCCTGAAACGCGGAGCGCAG GTGCGgttcttcctcatcctcagcaCCCTGGGCATCACCCTCCAGACCACAGACCTGGCGGTGGAGCTGGCCCTGTCCAC TATCAGCGAGCAGCCGGGGCTGGAGCCCGTGCTGGCCCGTGCCCGCGTTGTCATTGAGCTGCCGCTCTCGGTGACGGG TGTGGCCGTGCCCCCCCGGCTCTTCTTCGGAGGGGTGGTGCGGGGGGAGAGCGCGATGCGGCGGGAGAGCCAGGTGGGCAGCGCCGTGCGCTTCGAGGTGACG GTGTCCCACCGGGGCCCGTCGCTGAAGACTCTGGGCTCTGCCTTCCTCACGCTACTGTGGCCCCATGAGCTGCGCTCAGGAAAGTGGCTCCTGTACCCCCTGCACATGGAGCTGGcggcccccccgggccggggggtgccctgcagcccccctgccAACCCGCTGGGCCTGGCGCTGGTACAGTCATGGGgtggctggggtggggggtccctgtcACGCCCAAAccctccatccccatccttGCCCCACCAGGAGCCACCGGAGGCTGTGCCCCCCGAGGCGCCTGAGTCGGGGTCGTGGCGGGTGCCGGCACCCGCTGAGCGGAGGAAGAACATCACGCTG GACTGTACGCAGGGCACCGCGCGCTGTCTGTCCTTCCGCTGTCCCCTGCCCAGCTTCGAGCGGGCAGCCGTGCTGACGGCCCGCGGCCGCCTCTGGAACGGCACCTTCCTGGAG gaGTACCTGGCCGTCACCTCGGTGGAGCTGATCGTGCATGCCAGCGTCTCGGTGACGTCCTCCATCAAGAACCTGGTGCTGAAGGACGCGGCCATCCAG ATCCCCGTCACCATCTACCTGGACCCCGGCGCGGCCGTGGCGGGCGGCGTGCCCTGGTGGGTCATCGTGCTGGCCGCGCTGGCCGGTGGCCtcgtcctggccctgctggtCTGCGTGCTCTGGAAG TGCGGCTTCTTCCAGCGGAGCAGCCAGGAGTCCCGCTACCCCCCCAGCTACCACCGGGCGCACCGGGGCCGGCAGCCCTCGGCAGAGCAGCGGGCGGGCGAGCGGTGA
- the ITGA7 gene encoding integrin alpha-7 isoform X7 → MGAPRGLWGLWLLWLCLRLLPGAAFNLDAASSLLKDGDKGSLFGVAVALHRQLSPEPAGWLLVGAPQALALPGQGANRTGGLFACPLTPELSDCWRVPIDEGVDLQRESKENQWLGVSVKSQGAGGKIVTCAHLYEARHRVRQPLETRDVIGRCFVLSQDLRVRDELDGGEWKFCQGRPQGHDRFGSCQQGLAAAFSPDQHYILFGAPGTYNWKGTLRVELLNQSSLDLLRYDDGPYEAGGEKDQDPSLIPVPANSYLGFSVDSGAGLTRRRELSFVTGAPRANHTGAVVILRRDSANRLVPEAVLPGPQLSSAFGHALAVLDLNSDGWMDLVVGAPHFFERREEIGGAAYVYINPGGRWDSATPLRLNGTRGSMFGIALSAAGDLNHDGFEDLAVGAPFDGAGKVYIYHGSSLGIVAKPAQVLDGEGVGVTAFGYSLSGGLDVDGNLYPDLLVGSLSDSVVLYRARPVVHVSRNVSLLPPNIDLEQSNCRHQEGVCVDVRACFSYTASPASYSPRLVLEYVFDADTERRRLGHPPRVSFLGRRPSDPEHQFSDTLELPGQRTRACATATFQLQDNIRDKLRPIAVTLAYGIQGTDDTRQRRGATLPLLSPVLSPQQPSSHRTEVHFLKQGCGDDKICQSNLQLHFQFCARLGDAEFLPLPRGDDGTAVFSMSDQKDVALEIHVTNLPSDPAEPQRDGDDAHEALLIATFPPELPYSALRPYDGRAPWDKPVLCLANQNGSQVECELGNPLKRGAQVRFFLILSTLGITLQTTDLAVELALSTISEQPGLEPVLARARVVIELPLSVTGVAVPPRLFFGGVVRGESAMRRESQVGSAVRFEVTVSHRGPSLKTLGSAFLTLLWPHELRSGKWLLYPLHMELAAPPGRGVPCSPPANPLGLALEPPEAVPPEAPESGSWRVPAPAERRKNITLDCTQGTARCLSFRCPLPSFERAAVLTARGRLWNGTFLEEYLAVTSVELIVHASVSVTSSIKNLVLKDAAIQIPVTIYLDPGAAVAGGVPWWVIVLAALAGGLVLALLVCVLWKLGFFRRARAVPPPAVPQYHAVKIPREERQHLREEKLGTIQRKEWAATLGEATDGHVTPSSA, encoded by the exons ATGGGGGCGCcgcgggggctgtgggggctctggctgctctggctctgcctgcGGCTCCTGCCCGGCGCCGCCTTCAACCTGGACGCCGCCAGCTCGCTGCTGAAGGACGGCGACAAGGGCAGCTTGTTCGGTGTGGCCGTGGCTCTGCACCGCCAGCTCAGCCCCGAGCCCGCCGGCTG GCTGCTGGTGGGGGCCCCCCAAGCGCTGGCGCTGCCCGGCCAAGGTGCCAACCGGACCGGGGGACTCTTTGCCTGCCCACTGACCCCTGAGCTCTCCGACTGCTGGCGGGTGCCCATCGACGAAGGAG TTGACCTGCAGCGGGAGAGCAAAGAGAACCAGTGGCTGGGGGTGAGCGTGAAGAGCCAAGGTGCCGGTGGCAAGATCGTG ACCTGTGCCCACCTGTACGAAGCGCGGCACCGGGTGCGGCAGCCACTGGAGACGCGGGACGTGATCGGGCGCTGCTTTGTGCTGAGCCAGGACCTGCGGGTGCGTGATGAGCTGGATGGCGGCGAGTGGAAGTTCTGCCAGGGGCGGCCACAGGGCCACGACCGCTTCGGATCCTGccagcagggcctggcagccGCTTTCAGCCCCGACCAGCACTACATCCTCTTCGGGGCCCCCGGCACCTACAACTGGAAGG GGACCCTGCGTGTGGAGCTGCTCAACCAGAGCTCCCTTGACCTCCTGCGCTACGACGACGGCCCCTACGAGGCGGGGGGCGAGAAGGACCAGGACCCCTCACTCATCCCCGTCCCCGCCAACAGCTACTTGG ggTTCTCGGTGGACTCGGGCGCGGGGCTGACGCGGCGGCGCGAGCTGAGCTTTGTCACCGGCGCCCCCCGCGCCAACCACACCGGGGCCGTTGTCATCCTGCGGCGCGACAGCGCCAACCGCCTGGTCCCCGAGGCCGTGCTGCCCGGCCCGCAGCTCAGCTCCGCCTTCGGACACGCGCTGGCCGTCCTCGACCTCAACAGCGACGG TTGGATGGATCTGGTGGTGGGGGCCCCCCACTTTTTCGAGCGCAGGGAGGAGATCGGAGGGGCCGCGTACGTCTACATCAACCCGGGGGGGCGCTGGGACTCGGCCACCCCCCTCCGCCTCAACGGCACCCGCGGCTCCATGTTCGGCATCGCCCTCAGCGCCGCCGGGGACCTCAACCACGACGGCTTCGagg ACCTGGCGGTGGGGGCCCCCTTCGACGGTGCCGGCAAAGTCTACATCTACCACGGCAGCAGCCTGGGCATTGTGGCGAAGCCGGCGCAG GTCCTGGACGGGGAGGGCGTGGGGGTGACGGCCTTCGGGTACTCCCTGTCGGGGGGGCTTGATGTGGACGGCAACCTGTACCCCGACCTGCTGGTTGGGTCCCTCTCCGACTCCGTTGTGCTCTACAG ggcccggccgGTCGTGCACGTCTCTAGGAACGTGTCCCTGCTCCCCCCCAACATCGACCTGGAGCAGAGCAACTGCCGGCACCAGGAGGGGGTCTG cGTGGATGTCCGAGCCTGCTTCAGCTACACAGCCAGTCCTGCCAGCTACAGCCCCCGCCTCG TACTGGAGTACGTGTTCGATGCCGACAcggagcggcggcggctggGCCACCCCCCTCGCGTCTCCTTCCTGGGCCGCCGGCCCTCGGACCCCGAGCACCAGTTCTCGGACACGCTGGAGCTGCCCGGCCAGCGCACCCGTGCCTGCGCCACGGCCaccttccagctgcag GACAACATCCGTGACAAGCTGCGCCCCATCGCTGTCACCCTCGCCTATGGCATCCAGGGAACCGACGACACACGGCAGCGCCGGGGGGCCACCCTGCCCCTGCTGTCACCCGTGCTCAgtccccagcagcccagcagccacCGCACCGAG gtgCATTTCCTGAAGCAGGGCTGCGGGGATGACAAGATCTGCCAGAGCAACCTCCAGCTCCACTTCCAGTTCTGCGCCCGCCTAGGGGATGCCGAGTTCCTGCCCCTGCCCAG GGGTGACGATGGTACCGCCGTCTTCTCCATGAGCGACCAGAAGGACGTGGCCTTGGAGATCCACGTCACCAACCTGCCCTCGGAcccggcggagccgcagcgggaCGGCGACGATGCGCACGAGGCGCTGCTGATTGCCACCTTCCCCCCCGAGCTGCCCTACTCCGCCCTGCGCCCCTACGATGGGCGGGCGCCCTGG GACAAGCCGGTGCTGTGCCTCGCCAACCAGAACGGCTCGCAGGTGGAATGTGAGCTGGGGAACCCCCTGAAACGCGGAGCGCAG GTGCGgttcttcctcatcctcagcaCCCTGGGCATCACCCTCCAGACCACAGACCTGGCGGTGGAGCTGGCCCTGTCCAC TATCAGCGAGCAGCCGGGGCTGGAGCCCGTGCTGGCCCGTGCCCGCGTTGTCATTGAGCTGCCGCTCTCGGTGACGGG TGTGGCCGTGCCCCCCCGGCTCTTCTTCGGAGGGGTGGTGCGGGGGGAGAGCGCGATGCGGCGGGAGAGCCAGGTGGGCAGCGCCGTGCGCTTCGAGGTGACG GTGTCCCACCGGGGCCCGTCGCTGAAGACTCTGGGCTCTGCCTTCCTCACGCTACTGTGGCCCCATGAGCTGCGCTCAGGAAAGTGGCTCCTGTACCCCCTGCACATGGAGCTGGcggcccccccgggccggggggtgccctgcagcccccctgccAACCCGCTGGGCCTGGCGCTG GAGCCACCGGAGGCTGTGCCCCCCGAGGCGCCTGAGTCGGGGTCGTGGCGGGTGCCGGCACCCGCTGAGCGGAGGAAGAACATCACGCTG GACTGTACGCAGGGCACCGCGCGCTGTCTGTCCTTCCGCTGTCCCCTGCCCAGCTTCGAGCGGGCAGCCGTGCTGACGGCCCGCGGCCGCCTCTGGAACGGCACCTTCCTGGAG gaGTACCTGGCCGTCACCTCGGTGGAGCTGATCGTGCATGCCAGCGTCTCGGTGACGTCCTCCATCAAGAACCTGGTGCTGAAGGACGCGGCCATCCAG ATCCCCGTCACCATCTACCTGGACCCCGGCGCGGCCGTGGCGGGCGGCGTGCCCTGGTGGGTCATCGTGCTGGCCGCGCTGGCCGGTGGCCtcgtcctggccctgctggtCTGCGTGCTCTGGAAG CTGGGGTTTTTCCGCCGGGCGCGCGCGGTGCCGCCGCCGGCCGTGCCGCAGTACCACGCCGTGAAGATCCCGCGGGAGGAACGGCAGCATCTCCGCGAGGAGAAGCTGGGGACCATCCAGAGGAAGGAGTGGGCGGCCACCCTGGGCGAGGCCACCGACGGCCACGTCACCCCCAGCTCCGCGTGA
- the ITGA7 gene encoding integrin alpha-7 isoform X5: protein MGAPRGLWGLWLLWLCLRLLPGAAFNLDAASSLLKDGDKGSLFGVAVALHRQLSPEPAGWLLVGAPQALALPGQGANRTGGLFACPLTPELSDCWRVPIDEGVDLQRESKENQWLGVSVKSQGAGGKIVTCAHLYEARHRVRQPLETRDVIGRCFVLSQDLRVRDELDGGEWKFCQGRPQGHDRFGSCQQGLAAAFSPDQHYILFGAPGTYNWKGTLRVELLNQSSLDLLRYDDGPYEAGGEKDQDPSLIPVPANSYLGFSVDSGAGLTRRRELSFVTGAPRANHTGAVVILRRDSANRLVPEAVLPGPQLSSAFGHALAVLDLNSDGWMDLVVGAPHFFERREEIGGAAYVYINPGGRWDSATPLRLNGTRGSMFGIALSAAGDLNHDGFEDLAVGAPFDGAGKVYIYHGSSLGIVAKPAQVLDGEGVGVTAFGYSLSGGLDVDGNLYPDLLVGSLSDSVVLYRARPVVHVSRNVSLLPPNIDLEQSNCRHQEGVCVDVRACFSYTASPASYSPRLVLEYVFDADTERRRLGHPPRVSFLGRRPSDPEHQFSDTLELPGQRTRACATATFQLQDNIRDKLRPIAVTLAYGIQGTDDTRQRRGATLPLLSPVLSPQQPSSHRTEVHFLKQGCGDDKICQSNLQLHFQFCARLGDAEFLPLPRGDDGTAVFSMSDQKDVALEIHVTNLPSDPAEPQRDGDDAHEALLIATFPPELPYSALRPYDGRAPWDKPVLCLANQNGSQVECELGNPLKRGAQVRFFLILSTLGITLQTTDLAVELALSTISEQPGLEPVLARARVVIELPLSVTGVAVPPRLFFGGVVRGESAMRRESQVGSAVRFEVTVSHRGPSLKTLGSAFLTLLWPHELRSGKWLLYPLHMELAAPPGRGVPCSPPANPLGLALVQSWGGWGGGSLSRPNPPSPSLPHQEPPEAVPPEAPESGSWRVPAPAERRKNITLDCTQGTARCLSFRCPLPSFERAAVLTARGRLWNGTFLEEYLAVTSVELIVHASVSVTSSIKNLVLKDAAIQIPVTIYLDPGAAVAGGVPWWVIVLAALAGGLVLALLVCVLWKLGFFRRARAVPPPAVPQYHAVKIPREERQHLREEKLGTIQRKEWAATLGEATDGHVTPSSA from the exons ATGGGGGCGCcgcgggggctgtgggggctctggctgctctggctctgcctgcGGCTCCTGCCCGGCGCCGCCTTCAACCTGGACGCCGCCAGCTCGCTGCTGAAGGACGGCGACAAGGGCAGCTTGTTCGGTGTGGCCGTGGCTCTGCACCGCCAGCTCAGCCCCGAGCCCGCCGGCTG GCTGCTGGTGGGGGCCCCCCAAGCGCTGGCGCTGCCCGGCCAAGGTGCCAACCGGACCGGGGGACTCTTTGCCTGCCCACTGACCCCTGAGCTCTCCGACTGCTGGCGGGTGCCCATCGACGAAGGAG TTGACCTGCAGCGGGAGAGCAAAGAGAACCAGTGGCTGGGGGTGAGCGTGAAGAGCCAAGGTGCCGGTGGCAAGATCGTG ACCTGTGCCCACCTGTACGAAGCGCGGCACCGGGTGCGGCAGCCACTGGAGACGCGGGACGTGATCGGGCGCTGCTTTGTGCTGAGCCAGGACCTGCGGGTGCGTGATGAGCTGGATGGCGGCGAGTGGAAGTTCTGCCAGGGGCGGCCACAGGGCCACGACCGCTTCGGATCCTGccagcagggcctggcagccGCTTTCAGCCCCGACCAGCACTACATCCTCTTCGGGGCCCCCGGCACCTACAACTGGAAGG GGACCCTGCGTGTGGAGCTGCTCAACCAGAGCTCCCTTGACCTCCTGCGCTACGACGACGGCCCCTACGAGGCGGGGGGCGAGAAGGACCAGGACCCCTCACTCATCCCCGTCCCCGCCAACAGCTACTTGG ggTTCTCGGTGGACTCGGGCGCGGGGCTGACGCGGCGGCGCGAGCTGAGCTTTGTCACCGGCGCCCCCCGCGCCAACCACACCGGGGCCGTTGTCATCCTGCGGCGCGACAGCGCCAACCGCCTGGTCCCCGAGGCCGTGCTGCCCGGCCCGCAGCTCAGCTCCGCCTTCGGACACGCGCTGGCCGTCCTCGACCTCAACAGCGACGG TTGGATGGATCTGGTGGTGGGGGCCCCCCACTTTTTCGAGCGCAGGGAGGAGATCGGAGGGGCCGCGTACGTCTACATCAACCCGGGGGGGCGCTGGGACTCGGCCACCCCCCTCCGCCTCAACGGCACCCGCGGCTCCATGTTCGGCATCGCCCTCAGCGCCGCCGGGGACCTCAACCACGACGGCTTCGagg ACCTGGCGGTGGGGGCCCCCTTCGACGGTGCCGGCAAAGTCTACATCTACCACGGCAGCAGCCTGGGCATTGTGGCGAAGCCGGCGCAG GTCCTGGACGGGGAGGGCGTGGGGGTGACGGCCTTCGGGTACTCCCTGTCGGGGGGGCTTGATGTGGACGGCAACCTGTACCCCGACCTGCTGGTTGGGTCCCTCTCCGACTCCGTTGTGCTCTACAG ggcccggccgGTCGTGCACGTCTCTAGGAACGTGTCCCTGCTCCCCCCCAACATCGACCTGGAGCAGAGCAACTGCCGGCACCAGGAGGGGGTCTG cGTGGATGTCCGAGCCTGCTTCAGCTACACAGCCAGTCCTGCCAGCTACAGCCCCCGCCTCG TACTGGAGTACGTGTTCGATGCCGACAcggagcggcggcggctggGCCACCCCCCTCGCGTCTCCTTCCTGGGCCGCCGGCCCTCGGACCCCGAGCACCAGTTCTCGGACACGCTGGAGCTGCCCGGCCAGCGCACCCGTGCCTGCGCCACGGCCaccttccagctgcag GACAACATCCGTGACAAGCTGCGCCCCATCGCTGTCACCCTCGCCTATGGCATCCAGGGAACCGACGACACACGGCAGCGCCGGGGGGCCACCCTGCCCCTGCTGTCACCCGTGCTCAgtccccagcagcccagcagccacCGCACCGAG gtgCATTTCCTGAAGCAGGGCTGCGGGGATGACAAGATCTGCCAGAGCAACCTCCAGCTCCACTTCCAGTTCTGCGCCCGCCTAGGGGATGCCGAGTTCCTGCCCCTGCCCAG GGGTGACGATGGTACCGCCGTCTTCTCCATGAGCGACCAGAAGGACGTGGCCTTGGAGATCCACGTCACCAACCTGCCCTCGGAcccggcggagccgcagcgggaCGGCGACGATGCGCACGAGGCGCTGCTGATTGCCACCTTCCCCCCCGAGCTGCCCTACTCCGCCCTGCGCCCCTACGATGGGCGGGCGCCCTGG GACAAGCCGGTGCTGTGCCTCGCCAACCAGAACGGCTCGCAGGTGGAATGTGAGCTGGGGAACCCCCTGAAACGCGGAGCGCAG GTGCGgttcttcctcatcctcagcaCCCTGGGCATCACCCTCCAGACCACAGACCTGGCGGTGGAGCTGGCCCTGTCCAC TATCAGCGAGCAGCCGGGGCTGGAGCCCGTGCTGGCCCGTGCCCGCGTTGTCATTGAGCTGCCGCTCTCGGTGACGGG TGTGGCCGTGCCCCCCCGGCTCTTCTTCGGAGGGGTGGTGCGGGGGGAGAGCGCGATGCGGCGGGAGAGCCAGGTGGGCAGCGCCGTGCGCTTCGAGGTGACG GTGTCCCACCGGGGCCCGTCGCTGAAGACTCTGGGCTCTGCCTTCCTCACGCTACTGTGGCCCCATGAGCTGCGCTCAGGAAAGTGGCTCCTGTACCCCCTGCACATGGAGCTGGcggcccccccgggccggggggtgccctgcagcccccctgccAACCCGCTGGGCCTGGCGCTGGTACAGTCATGGGgtggctggggtggggggtccctgtcACGCCCAAAccctccatccccatccttGCCCCACCAGGAGCCACCGGAGGCTGTGCCCCCCGAGGCGCCTGAGTCGGGGTCGTGGCGGGTGCCGGCACCCGCTGAGCGGAGGAAGAACATCACGCTG GACTGTACGCAGGGCACCGCGCGCTGTCTGTCCTTCCGCTGTCCCCTGCCCAGCTTCGAGCGGGCAGCCGTGCTGACGGCCCGCGGCCGCCTCTGGAACGGCACCTTCCTGGAG gaGTACCTGGCCGTCACCTCGGTGGAGCTGATCGTGCATGCCAGCGTCTCGGTGACGTCCTCCATCAAGAACCTGGTGCTGAAGGACGCGGCCATCCAG ATCCCCGTCACCATCTACCTGGACCCCGGCGCGGCCGTGGCGGGCGGCGTGCCCTGGTGGGTCATCGTGCTGGCCGCGCTGGCCGGTGGCCtcgtcctggccctgctggtCTGCGTGCTCTGGAAG CTGGGGTTTTTCCGCCGGGCGCGCGCGGTGCCGCCGCCGGCCGTGCCGCAGTACCACGCCGTGAAGATCCCGCGGGAGGAACGGCAGCATCTCCGCGAGGAGAAGCTGGGGACCATCCAGAGGAAGGAGTGGGCGGCCACCCTGGGCGAGGCCACCGACGGCCACGTCACCCCCAGCTCCGCGTGA